One Phyllopteryx taeniolatus isolate TA_2022b chromosome 3, UOR_Ptae_1.2, whole genome shotgun sequence genomic window, tttccccttacatTCGTAATGAtcgttttgaaaaatgtgtaattatatCTACAATATTAGGTGCTGATGTTCTCATTAATGGTGGATTAATAACTACTGCACAGGaaataaaactatttgaaaatagagaaataaaatcaaaatatgtgCATAAGAAAAACGCTATATAAATGAGTTGTCTTTATATAGAAAATATTGGAACGTTTCAAAATCTAAAACCACATTactatgtaaagaaaaaaaacaacccccgcaaaaaaatatgtaaatgaaaAAATCAAACCAAAAAATAGGTGAATAAAacgttatgaaaataaaaaacaaggtaaatttataaaaaataaaatgccaaattagtatgtggaaaaaaaggtttgtaacatacatacaaacagtcATTTTTATATGTAGAAATATAAAAAGTAagcaaatcaaatatttcaattggaaaataaaaagacCAAATTGATATGTAAAGTAAATAATGCAGTTGTTTCAGACGGCCATGACTGAATTTTCACGGTTACTTGACGAGCTTCATCTGGAAGGCAACGGCGACGAGACCCTCCCGCCGATCACCGCGTTGTTGTCCAAACTGCAGCAGCGTCTGATCGGCGGACCGCCGGACCCGAGCCTTCTCGTGGATACGGTCGCCGGCTTCTTCCGAACGGCCGATCCTCATCGGCTGTTCGACTCGGCCGACGGGGAAGCGGCTCTGGAGGCGGCGTACGTCTCCGCGGTCTGCGCTCTGATCGGCCGCGCCGCTCTGCCGGCGTACGAGCGCGCCCGCGACGGCCCCCCGACGCCCGATCGCTACGCGCGCGTGCCCGACGTGGCCGCCCGCGTGTGCGCCGCCCTGCAAGGCCTGCTGGGAAAAGTGGAGGCGGCGGGCCCGGACAGACGCGCCCGAGGGGTCCTCGTGGCCGTGGCgccgcatgtgtgtgtgtacgccaTCACGCACACCCAGGTAagaatgcacacacactcaagcGCTCACGTGCACGCCATTTTTCAAGTTGTCACAATTTGTAtcttgtgtgcgtttgtgtccGAGCTCCTGTATGTGCGTTTCTTTCTGCGCGCAGGAGCAGCCGTGGACGAGCCGCGCGTCCCGAGAAGCGGCCCGTCGTCTTCGAGCGTCGTTGCTCGGAGCGGGAAGCTGGCGAGACTGCGCCCACATGCTGACGGGGGAACGGGCCGGCGCCGACGGGGCAAAGGTCGGCGCCGGTGGGATTCTGGAAGCCGTCCTGGACGTCCTGCGGCCTCGACTCACCAAGTGACGACGCCGACCGTCAATTATTCATCAAAGAGTTTTATAACGTCTTACGAaagcgcgtgtgcgcgtgttgAAGGGAAGCGTGGCAGCGGGGCGACGAGGTCGAGTCGGCGTTCGCGTGGACCCTCTTCCAGGTAACGAAACAAATGAACCGCGTTAA contains:
- the tti2 gene encoding TELO2-interacting protein 2 isoform X3, with the translated sequence MTEFSRLLDELHLEGNGDETLPPITALLSKLQQRLIGGPPDPSLLVDTVAGFFRTADPHRLFDSADGEAALEAAYVSAVCALIGRAALPAYERARDGPPTPDRYARVPDVAARVCAALQGLLGKVEAAGPDRRARGVLVAVAPHVCVYAITHTQEQPWTSRASREAARRLRASLLGAGSWRDCAHMLTGERAGADGAKVGAGGILEAVLDVLRPRLTKEAWQRGDEVESAFAWTLFQLALRCLLDLLPVLESPPSSVPAGPSPAPRRARRHDDVLRLILTHMEAEHEVALRRVYARALPAYLERMGVSACRHLRRLGRVVPAYLEVSDAPEEVTRIFALQALECILTAAWPRLAHSVSVWLPCLLRLLADAPSELDTRRDVARRLSGGAARCAALLAAAAGGRLRVSARVARRTPVKLHVRQCRVVCVRVTVHKTLCCVCLVFNSTTAICTRVKCYTTGECLTVHNTVFVCKCI